DNA sequence from the Paenibacillus physcomitrellae genome:
CAGAGCCGCAATATGAAGCTCCACAGCAATCGGCACCTGCTCAGGCTCAGCCTCAGGCGCCGCAAATGCCGTCTCAACAGGGGTATTATGATCCAAATGCAATGCCGCCAAATTACGGATATGCTCCGCCTCAGCATTACGGTGCCGTACCGGGGCGCAACATCAATGTCCAGCCGGTGCAGTTTTCCAATTTGCAGGCGCCGTCTTTCGATCATATTGAAGAAAATAATTTAAACTTATTGATGGACATACCCCTTAAAGTCACCGTAGAATTAGGTAGAACCCAAAAGCAAATCAAAGATATCCTGGAACTGTCACAGGGCTCTATTATCGAGCTAGACAAGCTGGCCGGCGAACCTGTCGACATTCTGGTAAATAACAAATTGATCGCAAAAGGTGAGGTAGTCGTAATTGACGAAAACTTCGGCGTTCGTGTTACCGATATCGTCAGCCAATGGGACCGTATACAAAAATTACAATAGAGAAGATCTCAGGAGGGACTATTTTCCATGGCAAACCGAATTTTGATTGTAGACGATGCAGCATTTATGAGAATGATGATCCGCGACATTTTGACTAAAAACGGCTTTGAGGTAGTAGGCGAAGCACAGGACGGATCTCAGGCGATTGAGAAATATAAAGAACTGCGTCCCGATTTGATTACGATGGACATCACGATGCCTGAAATGGACGGCATTGCAGCACTGAAAGAAATTAAGAAAATCGACGCTTCTGCAAAAGTCATCATGTGTTCCGCGATGGGACAGCAGGCTATGGTTATCGATGCGATTCAAGCAGGAGCAAAAGACTTTATCGTCAAACCTTTCCAATCTGACCGGGTTATTGAAGCGATCAATAAAACATTGGGCGCTTAGGATTCAACGGTTATGTTTATAGGATTAGCAGCATCGTCAACTGACGGGATGCCCGGTTATTCCAACCCAATAGGCAATGTATTTACGGTCATTGCAGTTTTGGCCGTTATTATTGTCCTCATCGTGTTACTGATCCGTTTTCTAGGAAACAGAAATGTAGCCATGTCCAAAAGTCGTTCCATCCGAACGCTGGGTGCGGTAGGACTTGGTCCGAATAAATCGGTTCAGGTGCTGGAAATCGGTGGTCGTATTTATGTCGTGGGTGTAGGGGAAGACGTAACGGTGCTCGATAAAATTCTGGATCCAGCAGAAGCTGCTCTGCTCGTTCAGAGTTTTGAAGAAGCAAGTCCTGATTTCGCCAATTGGACTTCTGCCGTTTCTTCTTTCGCTGCCCGCTTTCGGAAAGAAGAGCCTCCTGTGGAGGAAGAGATAGACGAAGCTGCTTTTCACGAGGTGTTTGAGTCAAAGCTGAGAAAGCTGCCGAATCGTAAACAGCAGGTGAAGGATATCCTGCAGGAGGATCAATCTACAGATCGGTTGAGGGACTCATGAAAAAGAAGTTTGCAATCATAGCTTTGCTTTTTATGCTATTCAGTGTTGTTTCAGTAACGGCATCCGCAGCCGATCCGATACCGGACATTCAGATACAAGTCGGCAATTCAGACGGAAAGCCGGGCACC
Encoded proteins:
- a CDS encoding response regulator, translating into MANRILIVDDAAFMRMMIRDILTKNGFEVVGEAQDGSQAIEKYKELRPDLITMDITMPEMDGIAALKEIKKIDASAKVIMCSAMGQQAMVIDAIQAGAKDFIVKPFQSDRVIEAINKTLGA
- a CDS encoding flagellar biosynthetic protein FliO; this translates as MFIGLAASSTDGMPGYSNPIGNVFTVIAVLAVIIVLIVLLIRFLGNRNVAMSKSRSIRTLGAVGLGPNKSVQVLEIGGRIYVVGVGEDVTVLDKILDPAEAALLVQSFEEASPDFANWTSAVSSFAARFRKEEPPVEEEIDEAAFHEVFESKLRKLPNRKQQVKDILQEDQSTDRLRDS